A part of Perognathus longimembris pacificus isolate PPM17 chromosome 16, ASM2315922v1, whole genome shotgun sequence genomic DNA contains:
- the Nipal1 gene encoding magnesium transporter NIPA3 isoform X2: MERQVRLPTGEPCREGYVLSLVCPNSSQAWCEITNVSQPLASPILYTNMNSSITNLNIPANAENKYSLYVGLLLAISSSIFIGSSFILKKKGLLQLATKGITRAGQGGHSYLKEWLWWAGLLSMGAGEAANFAAYAFAPATLVTPLGAMSVLISAILSSYFLNEHLNIHGKIGCVLCILGSTVMVIHAPQEEEVTSLHEMEIKLRDPGFISFVVIITLISLVLILIVAPRKGQTNILVYISICSLIGAFSVSSVKGLGIAVKELLEWKPVYKNPMVFVLLAVLVLSVTTQINYLNKALDTFNTSLVTPIYYVFFTSTVVTCSAILFQEWYGMKAGDIIGTLSGFLTIINGIFLLHAFKNTDITWKELTSTTKKSMVSPNGNEDNYVLLENIDCPTTGYDDDITLFSRTDEQNPYKS; this comes from the exons ATGGAGAGACAGGTGAGGCTGCCTACGGGAGAGCCCTGCCGAGAAG gtTATGTGCTGTCTCTGGTTTGCCCAAACTCCTCACAGGCATGGTGTGAGATCACAAATGTGTCACAGCCACTGGCTTCTCCCATTCTCTACACAAACATGAATTCCAGCATAACCAACTTGAACATTCCCGCCAATGCAGAGAACAAATACAGCCTCTATGTGGGCTTGCTACTGGCCATAAGCTCCAGTATTTTCATCGGCTCTAGCTTCATATTGAAAAAGAAGGGCCTTTTGCAACTCGCCACCAAGGGTATTACTAGAGCAG GACAAGGAGGACATTCTTATCTCAAGGAATGGCTTTGGTGGGCAGGACTACTGTCCA TGGGAGCAGGAGAGGCTGCAAACTTTGCAGCTTATGCATTTGCGCCTGCCACCTTGGTCACTCCCCTAGGCGCCATGAGTGTTCTCATAAG TGCGATCTTGTCTTCCTATTTTTTAAACGAGCACTTGAACATTCATGGCAAAATTGGCTGTGTATTATGTATACTGGGGTCAACTGTGATGGTTATCCATGCCCCGCAAGAAGAGGAAGTTACTTCTTTgcatgaaatggaaataaaattgagAGATCCAG GATTTATTTCCTTTGTCGTGATCATAACTTTGATCTCCTTGGTGCTGATTTTGATTGTGGCTCCCAGGAAAGGACAGACCAATATACTGGTCTACATTTCCATCTGTTCTTTGATTGGAGCATTTTCAGTGTCTTCTGTCAAGGGCCTGGGAATCGCCGTTAAGGAGCTCCTAGAATGGAAGCCAGTCTACAAGAATCCCATGGTCTTCGTGTTGCTGGCAGTGCTTGTGCTTTCAGTAACTACACAAATTAACTATCTCAACAAAGCACTGGACACTTTTAACACATCTCTTGTGACTCCCATTTACTATGTGTTTTTCACCTCCACGGTAGTGACATGTTCTGCCATCTTGTTCCAGGAATGGTATGGCATGAAAGCGGGAGATATCATTGGGACCTTGAGCGGTTTCCTCACCATCATCAATGGCATCTTCCTTCtccatgcatttaaaaatactgaCATTACCTGGAAGGAGCTTACATCCACTACCAAGAAAAGCATGGTTTCTCCAAATGGCAATGAGGATAATTATGTTTTATTAGAGAACATAGACTGTCCAACCACAGGATATGATGATGACATTACCTTATTTAGCAGGACAGATGAGCAAAATCCATATAAATCCTGA
- the Nipal1 gene encoding magnesium transporter NIPA3 isoform X1 has product MERQVRLPTGEPCREGYVLSLVCPNSSQAWCEITNVSQPLASPILYTNMNSSITNLNIPANAENKYSLYVGLLLAISSSIFIGSSFILKKKGLLQLATKGITRAGQGGHSYLKEWLWWAGLLSSKFLLQELSSFMKLGAGEAANFAAYAFAPATLVTPLGAMSVLISAILSSYFLNEHLNIHGKIGCVLCILGSTVMVIHAPQEEEVTSLHEMEIKLRDPGFISFVVIITLISLVLILIVAPRKGQTNILVYISICSLIGAFSVSSVKGLGIAVKELLEWKPVYKNPMVFVLLAVLVLSVTTQINYLNKALDTFNTSLVTPIYYVFFTSTVVTCSAILFQEWYGMKAGDIIGTLSGFLTIINGIFLLHAFKNTDITWKELTSTTKKSMVSPNGNEDNYVLLENIDCPTTGYDDDITLFSRTDEQNPYKS; this is encoded by the exons ATGGAGAGACAGGTGAGGCTGCCTACGGGAGAGCCCTGCCGAGAAG gtTATGTGCTGTCTCTGGTTTGCCCAAACTCCTCACAGGCATGGTGTGAGATCACAAATGTGTCACAGCCACTGGCTTCTCCCATTCTCTACACAAACATGAATTCCAGCATAACCAACTTGAACATTCCCGCCAATGCAGAGAACAAATACAGCCTCTATGTGGGCTTGCTACTGGCCATAAGCTCCAGTATTTTCATCGGCTCTAGCTTCATATTGAAAAAGAAGGGCCTTTTGCAACTCGCCACCAAGGGTATTACTAGAGCAG GACAAGGAGGACATTCTTATCTCAAGGAATGGCTTTGGTGGGCAGGACTACTGTCCAGTAAGTTCTTACTACAAGAATTGAGCTCATTTATGAAAT TGGGAGCAGGAGAGGCTGCAAACTTTGCAGCTTATGCATTTGCGCCTGCCACCTTGGTCACTCCCCTAGGCGCCATGAGTGTTCTCATAAG TGCGATCTTGTCTTCCTATTTTTTAAACGAGCACTTGAACATTCATGGCAAAATTGGCTGTGTATTATGTATACTGGGGTCAACTGTGATGGTTATCCATGCCCCGCAAGAAGAGGAAGTTACTTCTTTgcatgaaatggaaataaaattgagAGATCCAG GATTTATTTCCTTTGTCGTGATCATAACTTTGATCTCCTTGGTGCTGATTTTGATTGTGGCTCCCAGGAAAGGACAGACCAATATACTGGTCTACATTTCCATCTGTTCTTTGATTGGAGCATTTTCAGTGTCTTCTGTCAAGGGCCTGGGAATCGCCGTTAAGGAGCTCCTAGAATGGAAGCCAGTCTACAAGAATCCCATGGTCTTCGTGTTGCTGGCAGTGCTTGTGCTTTCAGTAACTACACAAATTAACTATCTCAACAAAGCACTGGACACTTTTAACACATCTCTTGTGACTCCCATTTACTATGTGTTTTTCACCTCCACGGTAGTGACATGTTCTGCCATCTTGTTCCAGGAATGGTATGGCATGAAAGCGGGAGATATCATTGGGACCTTGAGCGGTTTCCTCACCATCATCAATGGCATCTTCCTTCtccatgcatttaaaaatactgaCATTACCTGGAAGGAGCTTACATCCACTACCAAGAAAAGCATGGTTTCTCCAAATGGCAATGAGGATAATTATGTTTTATTAGAGAACATAGACTGTCCAACCACAGGATATGATGATGACATTACCTTATTTAGCAGGACAGATGAGCAAAATCCATATAAATCCTGA
- the Nipal1 gene encoding magnesium transporter NIPA3 isoform X3: MERQVRLPTGEPCREGQGGHSYLKEWLWWAGLLSSKFLLQELSSFMKLGAGEAANFAAYAFAPATLVTPLGAMSVLISAILSSYFLNEHLNIHGKIGCVLCILGSTVMVIHAPQEEEVTSLHEMEIKLRDPGFISFVVIITLISLVLILIVAPRKGQTNILVYISICSLIGAFSVSSVKGLGIAVKELLEWKPVYKNPMVFVLLAVLVLSVTTQINYLNKALDTFNTSLVTPIYYVFFTSTVVTCSAILFQEWYGMKAGDIIGTLSGFLTIINGIFLLHAFKNTDITWKELTSTTKKSMVSPNGNEDNYVLLENIDCPTTGYDDDITLFSRTDEQNPYKS, translated from the exons ATGGAGAGACAGGTGAGGCTGCCTACGGGAGAGCCCTGCCGAGAAG GACAAGGAGGACATTCTTATCTCAAGGAATGGCTTTGGTGGGCAGGACTACTGTCCAGTAAGTTCTTACTACAAGAATTGAGCTCATTTATGAAAT TGGGAGCAGGAGAGGCTGCAAACTTTGCAGCTTATGCATTTGCGCCTGCCACCTTGGTCACTCCCCTAGGCGCCATGAGTGTTCTCATAAG TGCGATCTTGTCTTCCTATTTTTTAAACGAGCACTTGAACATTCATGGCAAAATTGGCTGTGTATTATGTATACTGGGGTCAACTGTGATGGTTATCCATGCCCCGCAAGAAGAGGAAGTTACTTCTTTgcatgaaatggaaataaaattgagAGATCCAG GATTTATTTCCTTTGTCGTGATCATAACTTTGATCTCCTTGGTGCTGATTTTGATTGTGGCTCCCAGGAAAGGACAGACCAATATACTGGTCTACATTTCCATCTGTTCTTTGATTGGAGCATTTTCAGTGTCTTCTGTCAAGGGCCTGGGAATCGCCGTTAAGGAGCTCCTAGAATGGAAGCCAGTCTACAAGAATCCCATGGTCTTCGTGTTGCTGGCAGTGCTTGTGCTTTCAGTAACTACACAAATTAACTATCTCAACAAAGCACTGGACACTTTTAACACATCTCTTGTGACTCCCATTTACTATGTGTTTTTCACCTCCACGGTAGTGACATGTTCTGCCATCTTGTTCCAGGAATGGTATGGCATGAAAGCGGGAGATATCATTGGGACCTTGAGCGGTTTCCTCACCATCATCAATGGCATCTTCCTTCtccatgcatttaaaaatactgaCATTACCTGGAAGGAGCTTACATCCACTACCAAGAAAAGCATGGTTTCTCCAAATGGCAATGAGGATAATTATGTTTTATTAGAGAACATAGACTGTCCAACCACAGGATATGATGATGACATTACCTTATTTAGCAGGACAGATGAGCAAAATCCATATAAATCCTGA